A single Xiphias gladius isolate SHS-SW01 ecotype Sanya breed wild chromosome 22, ASM1685928v1, whole genome shotgun sequence DNA region contains:
- the LOC120783985 gene encoding cortexin domain-containing 1-like yields the protein MDSSILPVARLDVDVDLGCALFFFFLLCFFLLVTIVRCAQMVLDPYSAVSVTTYQEEQTED from the coding sequence ATGGACTCATCAATCCTCCCTGTGGCCAGGCTGGATGTGGATGTGGACCTTGGTTgtgccctcttcttcttcttcctcctctgcttcttcttgtTGGTGACCATTGTCCGCTGTGCTCAGATGGTGCTGGACCCTTACAGTGCTGTCTCTGTCACCACATATCAGGAGGAGCAAACGGAGGACTGA